The following DNA comes from Erigeron canadensis isolate Cc75 unplaced genomic scaffold, C_canadensis_v1 Conyza_canadensis_unscaffolded:263, whole genome shotgun sequence.
CTACTTCAATTCAAGCGCAAGCCCCCTTCTATTGCATAACCTAAAAAAGCTATAAACAAAGTACCAAAGTGGTTGCGGGAACGATATGCTTTGGTTACCAGCGAACGCTTCCAAAGGCGACCAGCTTTCAATACTAGTTGTTACCTTACGCTgccatttttataatattattgaaTAGCATGGCTGGGGGCTAAGATAACTCAAATGGGAGAGCCGTGTTATGGGTGACCTTATTGCACGGTTCAGAGAGCACTTGTGTATGTGATGCAAGTGAACGTGTACGAAAAAGCTGTCGTAAAGTTTCGTTGTTCGTTCCGTCGTTGACCCTATCTATGTTTCTATGATGGCCCAAGAACACGCTTATTCTTTAGCCGTAGAGAGACTTTTGAATTGCGAGGTACCATTACGAGCTCAATATATACGAGTGTTATTCTGTGAAATAACTCGAATTTTAAATCATTTACTTGCTTTAACTACTCATGCTATGGATGTGGGAGCATTAACTCCGTTCCTGTGGGCTTTTGAGGAGCGGGAAAAATTGTTGGAATTCTATGAAAGAGTCTCGGGAGCCAGGATGCATGCCAGTTTCATACGACCAGGTGGAGTGGCACAAGATCTGCCTCTTGGCTTATGTCGAGATATTGATTCCTTCACACAACAATTTGCTTCTCGTATCGACGAATTAGAAGAGATGTTAACCGGCAACCGTATCTGGAAACAACGATTAGTGGATATTGGTACTGTCACTGCACAGCAAGCAAAGGATTGGGGATTCAGTGGTGTAATGTTAAGAGGTCGTGCGACATGAAGACATTGATAGCAATATGGGGGAAGTTCCCATCAGGCAACAACGGTTCTGCCTGACCCTACTTAAGCATGCATATTATGTCAGTGAAGACTTGGTGTGAAGCCTTGGAGCTTACGTTAGAAGAGCAAAAGGCCGGGGGCTAGGGTGAGCTGAGGGGGGACAGCGTAAGTGAGCGAATGTGTGTAAGCCCAGTCAAACATAACTGTTCTAGGCAGGGTGGGCCGCCCACCTTCGAATGGTGTTGGTCCTACGGACTGTGAACGGATTCGCCTCTGGCCTCTGGGCACGTCGGAACCGCATGAGTTCACCGGGGTGGAGCACGGTCCGCCAAAATCGGCATAGGTTAGGTGCTATTGATGGAACATGGTAAGCCTATCTTTCTCCATATGGAAGTGCTGCGGGCACATAGAGATGTGGGTAGAGGAAGCCTCAAAAAGCGAAGGCCGAGCTGTAGGTCACGTGACCTGCACCGAGTTGGTGGCTGACTGGGCTTTTGATTTGATCAAAGCAGAGAAGCTCGCCTTCTTGTTATCCAAAAGCAAAAGTCGGTCGAATCGGTCGGGCCCCTGCCCCGGAACGTCGAATGAAATAGGTGGCCGGGTTCTTTTTCTACGACCCTTTTGATATGGTAGGCCCGGCCCCAGGACCCCTATCCCTTATGTTTAGGAGCGGGATCCGCCCAAGAACGACCTTTCGGTGGTACGGAAGGCACGGACTCCGCGAACGTCCCTAGCCCCCTTTACTAATAAGGAAAAGAAAGCCTCAACCAGAACCACATTCCTTTTGCGTGCGGATGTAGCTAAGTGTCTGACTCTATTGGTCATAGTTTCCTGCTGTTGCGGCCGGTGCTCGTTTGGCGCGCGCGTGAACCAACCCAACAAACAAGGAAAGGATGCCTCTCGGGGCATCTGAGAATGATTCGAGCCGTATGAAGGGAAACTCTCACGTACAGTTTCTTTTTTTGGGGGGGAAGGAGCCCGACAGGGTCCCCCCACTGACTTGGCCCGGGCCTAAGTGAAAGTGAAGTGGTGGGCCTACCCATCCCAACCAGGGGTATGCTGGGATTCGCGAAGAGCAGCACCTTACGATGTTTATGACCAATTGGATTTTGACGTACCAGTAGGTACCAGAGGAGATTGCTATGATCGTTACTGTATTCGTATCGAAGAGATGCGACAAAGTGTTCGGATCATTGTGCAATGTCTTAATCAAATGCCTAGTGGAATGATCAAAGCCGATGATCGTAAGCTATGTCCTCCATCACGATCTCGAATGAAACTATCCATGGAATCGTGCGCCGTGTGAAACATAGGTCATCGCCGTTCTTAACCGAGACTCAGGTTAAGCTCCGTCTCGGAACCTTGTGGGGTTAGGAGTAAAGCATCCCGAGGTTGGCGCATCTCGTTGAGCGTGGAGAAGCATTGGGAACCCCAATTTATTTCTTCGGAGCCGTTTCTTTTCCCGTCCCCCCGCCCCGGCATAGCGCTTCGCTTCCGGTTCTTCGGAAGAATCAAGTGACTTCTCCCTTCTTCATTGATCTGGGGGGAAAAGGAACCGTCTACCAGTTGGGAAGCTAGACATCAAGTAAGTGGCTTGATGAGGATAACTAAGCTGACACGCCGGAGTTGGCTGCTGGCACAACAGGGTGGTGCCTTACCGCACCGCAGGCGGACGCGCGGTAGCGTTCGTGGTGGTGCTTCAGGATTCCAATGTACTGCGTCCAAGATCAGAACGAGCTTGCCGGCGGACCACTGCCGTCCCATTCTTGAGTGAGCTGGAGCGCAGCCATCTTATCCACTGAACTAGCTAGAAGCTATCGCTTCGGGTCGAAGCACTAAAAGAAAAGGACCGGGAAAGGCGGCGGCATAGGAACCACGGGACCCCTACTAGTAAAGGGAAACCGGAAGTGCGCTACTGCGCACCAGCTGAAAAAGCCCTTtccctttttaataaaaagaaggTAAGCTTCATAGCTCCAATCTAGTAAAGGGGCTTTGATGGATGCCCTTTGTATAGGTTGGGTTGCAGGATACGGGATCCTCGTAGTAGGCTGGACCAACATCCAACCGAGAGAGGGCAGTCTTTAGAAGCAACGGGTTGGGAAACCAAGAGAACGCTTGGCCTTTTCTTATCTTCTTCCCGCCCTAGGAGTAGGAGTAGCACAAAAAGAAGGATTGGCATTATGGACCATAAACCACTAACGCCTTCCTCGTTGGGGCTCCGTGCACTGGGAAAAGGCTCTAGCGACGGGAAACCGGCCACTAGTTACAAAGCTCCAATAAGGTATCGAGAGGGCTATCACAGTCAGGTGCGAAGTAATTAGCCCTATTTGTAAAGTAGCTCTATTCCTATTTAGGGAGTGAAGGCTAAAAAAGGCTTGATGAACCGTTCTGTTCGCCACGCACCGGCCCCATTCACTTGCTTATCGTAGAGGCTGTAAGTACAAAGTGCCCCACAACTATTCATAGTATAGTGGGGTTGAAAGACAAGAGTGCCCGCCCCTTCTTTCTCAAGTAGGCTACTTTTTCCGGAACGCAGTCCGAGATAACCGTAACcgcgtatatatataaatatatcttcgATGCGGTCTGTCCGCTTCAACCGCTCTTTCACCTCCCAAAGAGCAAAGTTGGCTTGATGAGCGCAGATGAGGAAGCGGGAGCAAGAAAACCAAGAATCTCTTTCTTGTCCTTCTACTTAAGGGGCAAAGAGAAGCGCTTTTGCTACTGAGAAAGCGAACGGTCAGCGCGAAGGTTCAAGACTTAGCCGAACGTTAGCGAAGCTAGATTCTCATAGCGAGGCGCTTCGAGTTAGCGAAGCGCTGTAGTAGGGCCGAAGCCTTACTAAGAAGGGCTATAATGCTGAGCCAAGGACGCTCCGCCTTATCTATAGAAGCAGTCAACTGACTTCTGAACGAATTCGCTCCTTGGTTTGGTAATGGCTTAATCTATAGATAGAAAGCCCTATGATGGGAAACTACCACGTTAGGTTTGGAGAGAGATAGGACCGGTTATATAATAGGGGGAGCAGATGCaagctttttctttcaatagcCGGCCAAATGACTACAGGATCATCGGTCTACTCTACCTCAATTCACCATTTCGAACCTTATACAGAAGGTTTTTCCGTACCAGCTTCTTCTACCTATACCGCAGTTGAAGCACCTAAAGGAGAATTTGGTGTCTTTCTGGTCAGTAATGGAAGCAATCGTCCCTACCGTCGTAAAATAAGAGCACCTGGCTCTGCCCATTCACAAGGACTCGATTCTATGTCCAAACATCACATGCCAGCAGATGTGGTCACCATCATAGGTACTCAAGATATTGTGTCTGGAGAGGTGGATAGATAAGACTAAGGGAATAATCTTGTTTGGTTCGGTAATGGAATAAATAGCTTGCCCGAACAGGACCCTAGCTTTATTGCGAGCCAAAAATCTTGATAAATTTCCCTTCCATAGGGATCGTTGTGGCATGAACTCATTTCTGCCTTTCCTCACCCCCGCCCTACCTTGTAACGGAGACTAATGGGTTGAAGGCGGTGAGGCATGGTCAGAGTGTAGGTTCGAATCCTGCCACCTTTCTTGTGGATCATTCTGAACCCACAGGATGATGGGAATAACAAAGCAGAAATTTTTAAATGAGCACGTCAATATATGAATTGTTTCATTATTCGTTATTTCCGGGTCTTTTCGTTGCATTCACTTACAACAAGAAAGAACCACCAGTGTTTGGTGCAGCACCTGCATTTTGGTGCattcttctttctttccttgGTCTTCCGTTCCGTCATATTCCTAATAACTTATCCAATGACAACGAATTAACCGCAAATGCACCTTTCTTTTATCAAATCTCAGGGACATGGTCTAATCATGAGGGTAGTATTTTATCATGGTGTCGGATCCTAAGTTTTTATGGATTCCTTCTTTGTTACCGGGGTCGACCCCAAAGCCATAATGTCTCAAAACGAGGAGGCCATAGAGAAAGTCTTTTTTATTCCTTTGTCTCGAACTTCGTGAAGAACTCCATTCTATCTCTCCCTAGTTACGAACAAAAAACTGGGGCTACGACCCAGTTGTACACTCCATTGGTTCTACGAACCCTTGTTGATTCTGAACCTCGTTCGCGAAGGCACCGGACTTTTGACGGGCCAGCCCTTTTTTATGCGCCGTTTTCCCAAATAAGCTTTGCTTCTCTGGGTGCTAGGCGCTTCCGTGATTCGCGAGAAGGAAAAAGGACTCATCCTTTGTTGCATCTGGCGCGAGATGATAAAGAGAGAGCTTCGTCTATCGATGAACAGCGGATTGACGGAGCTCTTGGCATTGCTTTGTTTTTCTCTCCTTTCCTATCGGCGAGTTCTGACCCTTTTGTTCGAAATTTCTTCGTTCGTACCGAACCGCTTGCAGAATCAAATCCTGTTTCACAAGATCCTATATCAGCTATACATCCTCCTTGCATTTATGCCGGAGACGTCGCCAGTGCTATGGGCTTTGGCTTATGTAGATCAAAAATGATGAATGGGATTGTGGCACTCCACTCGCCGCCAATGCGGAAGGATGACGCCGAAAAGAATGGAAGGCTCTTTCGCTCTGCTGGATGCGTCGGATCCCGTAGAACAAGCAAGCTCTTTACCCTCAAATTCAAACATGTGGGCGCAAAAGGCTATCCTGCTCTATTGTTACGTAGCAATAGAAGCCTGCTTATGTTGCTTCGGCGGCGTTTCGCCTTCTCTTCGCTCTGGACAGGAGCGCTAGTGGACACGGGGAGGGAGCAGGCGAAGCGTGTCGTTCGTAATGGAAAGAAAGAGACCACTACTTCGCTTTTTTGTTGGATCGCCGGCGCGAACACAGTGGTCTCTGACCAGGACCAGGAACCAATTCGAATTTTGATCTTGACATGTCGGTGGTTTTTAACCGTAGGCATTTTGCCAGGAAGTTGGTGGGCTCATCATGAATTAGGTTGGGGCGGCTGGTGGTTTCGGGATCCCGTGGAAAATGCTTCTTTTATGCCTCGGGTATTAGCTACAGCTCGTATTCATTCAGTAATTCTACCCCTTCTTCATTCTTGGACCTCGTTTCTGAATATTGTGACTCTTCCATGCTGTGTCTCAGGAACCTCTTCAATACGGTCCGGATTGCTAGCTCCCGTTCATAATTTTGCTACAGATGATACACGAGGAATCTTTTTATGGTGGTTCTTCCTTCTAATGACCGGCATATCTATGATTATTTTCTCCCAGATGAAGCAGCAGGCATCGGTCCGTAGAACCTATAAAAAAGAGATGGTTGTGGCGCGAAGTACTCTTGTGCACCTACGTCACTCGGCTCGCGCGCAACCCCGCCCCGTTATGTTATAGAAGAATTGAGCTTCTTGCTGGGCTGGTTATTCAGAGCCAGCAATTGGCTGTCGGATTTCGTCCCGCAACTAGAATAAGATCGCTTCGGGGGTCACTGTGATGTGGCTGAATGTAGAGCAGCCCGCCCTTACAGCCTTTGATCAGTAGATTATTTAGAACTTCGGAAGATGGTCAAGGTAGCTTGCTTCCAAGCCACTGCACTAGATGCGCATGTAGTCATAGTAGTCGGCCCACAATGCCTCTGTTCTATACTAAAATACTATTTCGGATGAATGGGGAATTAAGTCGCTCTTTGATCTGCAGAATAAGGCCTACGAgctctctcttttcttttatggCAGAGATCTCTCCACACCAAGGAACCAAATCACAATGGATCGAACAACTGGAAATGATAACAGAATGCATAGGTCATTAGAAGGAGTTCCAATAAGCGGATAAATATAGTATACCACCTTACTTCTTTCGTCTATGAggaataaataaaattgaagaACCCGCGGATATGTgcaaaacttaaatttttgttagCCGGAAAATGGCTCGTGGTAAAGACAAGATATACTTTGACCAGACGTGCTCGGAATCTTTTTGTCGATTCGGGGGAAGTTCTCGTTCCTTCACCTCTACAATTCGGTAAAGCGGCTTCGCCTCCTCGCTTTTGttcaattataaataaataaccacTTTAATGGAGATTTATAGCATCATTCAAGTAAATACAGATTAAGATCGTAAAAACATAAGCTTGTAATATAGCTACACCTAATTCCAGACCGGTTAATGCAAGAACTATAAATAAAGGACCAAGATCCcctataaaatacaaaatatcaTTCATACATAGCATAGTCCAAGCGAACCCACTTAAAATCTTTACTAAACTATGACCGGCCATCATATTAGCAAATAAACGTATTC
Coding sequences within:
- the LOC122584387 gene encoding NADH dehydrogenase [ubiquinone] iron-sulfur protein 2, which produces MHFRYWWYWTRKKGIISFFFLPFFPMTTRNRQIKNFTLNFGPQHPAAHGVLRLVLEMNGEVVERAEPHIGLLHRGTEKLIEYKTYLQALPYFDRLDYVSMMAQEHAYSLAVERLLNCEVPLRAQYIRVLFCEITRILNHLLALTTHAMDVGALTPFLWAFEEREKLLEFYERVSGARMHASFIRPGGVAQDLPLGLCRDIDSFTQQFASRIDELEEMLTGNRIWKQRLVDIGTVTAQQAKDWGFSGVMLRGPGVCWDSRRAAPYDVYDQLDFDVPVGTRGDCYDRYCIRIEEMRQSVRIIVQCLNQMPSGMIKADDRKLCPPSRSRMKLSMESSIHHFEPYTEGFSVPASSTYTAVEAPKGEFGVFLVSNGSNRPYRRKIRAPGSAHSQGLDSMSKHHMPADVVTIIGTQDIVSGEVDR
- the LOC122584391 gene encoding uncharacterized protein LOC122584391 — protein: MQGGCIADIGSCETGFDSASGSVRTKKFRTKGSELADRKGEKNKAMPRAPSIRCSSIDEALSLSSRARCNKG
- the LOC122584396 gene encoding probable cytochrome c biosynthesis protein — translated: MMNGIVALHSPPMRKDDAEKNGRLFRSAGCVGSRRTSKLFTLKFKHVGAKGYPALLLRSNRSLLMLLRRRFAFSSLWTGALVDTGREQAKRVVRNGKKETTTSLFCWIAGANTVVSDQDQEPIRILILTCRWFLTVGILPGSWWAHHELGWGGWWFRDPVENASFMPRVLATARIHSVILPLLHSWTSFLNIVTLPCCVSGTSSIRSGLLAPVHNFATDDTRGIFLWWFFLLMTGISMIIFSQMKQQASVRRTYKKEMVVARSTLVHLRHSARAQPRPVML